Genomic segment of Leifsonia sp. Root1293:
CGACGCCGATGGCCGCCCAGAGCGCCATCGCCAGGATGCCGCGGCCGGCCAGTGCCCACGTGTCGGAGTCGCCGAGATTGGTCTCGATGCCGAATCCGCTGAAGACCGCAGCACCGGTCGCCAGGGTCGTGATCCAGGCGAGGAGGCCGAAGACCGCGCCGACGATGATCGCGACCTTCACCTTGGCGAGCAGCACGAGACCGCGGCGGGGTGTGGCGAGGAAGGTGGGCGTGAGCGTCTCATGACGGAACTCGCCGGTGGTGGCGAGAGCACCGAGCAGCACCGGGAAGACGTAGCCGATGGTGGTGGCGAAGCCGTAGACGAGCGGCTGCAGCTGATCGCCGGTGGGTACGCCCTGCCCGCCGCCACCGCCCGCCTGCTCCGGGTTCTGGCTGAGCCATCCGAACAGTGCGGCGAGACCGCCGGCCGTCGCACCGACGTAGACGACCATCACGATCGCGAGGATCCACCAGATGCGGGTGGTGAGGATCTTGAGGAACTCCGAGGCGATGGAGCGGAACAGGGCCTTCATCGCTGGTCCTCGCCGTCGTGCTCGGTCGTCTCGGCGTCGGCGTCGTCGGCCTCGGCCGCGGCCTCCGCCTCCGACGGGGCCGCGGCCTCCGTCGATCCGCCGACCACCTCGCCGCCGTCGACCAGGGCGAGGAACGACTCCTCGAGCCCGGCCTTCTGGCGTTGCAGCATCGAGATCTCGATGCCGTTGACGAAGGCGACGTGGCCGATGCGTCCGGGGTCGCCCTCTGCGACGAGCAGGCCCGTGCGGCCGGTGCTGAACTCGAAGCCCTCCATGGTGAGCACCTCGGCCAGCCTGGCGCGGTCGGGAGAATCGACGACCACGTGCGGCGCCACCTCGGTGTCGAGGGTGGCGAGGTTTCCGCGATGCACGAGGCGACCCTTGGCGATGATCACGACCTCGTCGACGCTCTGCTGCACCTCGCTCAGGAGGTGCGAGCTCACCAGCACCGTGCGCCCCTCCGCCGCCAACTCGCGGAGGAACAGGCGGATCCACTTGATGCCCTCGGGGTCGAGACCGTTGATCGGCTCGTCGAGCACGAGCACGCCGGGGTCGCCGAGAAGTGTGTAGGCGAGGCCGAGGCGCTGGCGCATGCC
This window contains:
- a CDS encoding ABC transporter permease, whose product is MKALFRSIASEFLKILTTRIWWILAIVMVVYVGATAGGLAALFGWLSQNPEQAGGGGGQGVPTGDQLQPLVYGFATTIGYVFPVLLGALATTGEFRHETLTPTFLATPRRGLVLLAKVKVAIIVGAVFGLLAWITTLATGAAVFSGFGIETNLGDSDTWALAGRGILAMALWAAIGVGLGTLVTSQVAAIVIVLAFTQFVEPLLRLAASFIDVTASIARFLPGAASDALVGVSFYSLSGGAAADPLDWWKGAIVLLVYAAVLTFGGYFSSWRRDVT
- a CDS encoding ABC transporter ATP-binding protein gives rise to the protein MPTGVPIEFSGVTKRFGAVTAVADLSFTVEPGRVTGFLGPNGAGKTTSLRMLLGLVRPTSGTATFGGTAYRDLENPLTTVGAALEAASFHPGRTAHNHLRVYAAAAGLPTSRVDEVLRRVGLAEYAKRRVGGYSLGMRQRLGLAYTLLGDPGVLVLDEPINGLDPEGIKWIRLFLRELAAEGRTVLVSSHLLSEVQQSVDEVVIIAKGRLVHRGNLATLDTEVAPHVVVDSPDRARLAEVLTMEGFEFSTGRTGLLVAEGDPGRIGHVAFVNGIEISMLQRQKAGLEESFLALVDGGEVVGGSTEAAAPSEAEAAAEADDADAETTEHDGEDQR